The window CTCGggcttaaataaatcattgaaaGAACGCTTTACAAAACCAGCGGATTCACGTCATCGATCACCCTCACGATGCGCAGGATTGAAAATCAAAATAGTTTGTTATTGCCATGTaagttaacacaaacacagaatttactgtggcaggaaggtgcatacaataaaagTATACAGATCTTAATAGAAAAACAGTAGAAAAGCAGAAtgtataaatacaatttaaagtCTAATACTAAAGAGCTAAAAGCTCCTCGTCGTCGatgatttgtgtttgttttgttgtagTAATTACATTGAATATGCATGATGGATGTTTCATGATTTTACGATTGATGATTAtctgtctgatctctctctctctcctcctcgctgtccccctcgctctcctccttccctacccctctctctcccccctccctccagtttGCTACTCACCTGGTGCAGGTGAACTTTCCGAGGGTGTGTGTTCTGGACGGAGGAATCAACAAGATGAAACCTACTGGCCTTCTGACAGTGCCCTCACCTCAGATCTGACACACACTCTTGCATACGTAAAGACATCTCACATGTGTTTATacatacaaacactcacacacgcatatacacacaaaaaacCACCCCCAGATACACGTATAGACGCATCGCACACAGCCCACCATGCCCATCTCCCTGCAGCCACCATGCCCATCTCCCTGCAGCCACCATGCCCATCTCCCTGCAGCCACCATGCCCATCTCCCTGCAGCCACCATGCCCATCTCCCTGCAGCCACCATGCCCATCTCCCTGCAGCCACCATGCCCATCTCCCTGCAGCCACCATGCCCATCTCCCTGCAGCCACCATGCCCATCTCTCTGCAGCCACCATGCCCATCTCCCTGCAGCCACCATGCCCATCTCCCTGCAGCCACCATGCCCATCTCTCTGCAGCCACCATGCCCATCTCCCTGCAGCCACCATGCCCATCTCCCTGCAGCCACCATGCCCATCTCCCTGCAGCCACCATGCCCATCTCCCTGCAGCCACCATGCCCATCTCCCTGCAGCCACCATGCCCATCTCCCTGCAGCCACCATGCCCATCTTACCTCCGCCTGCCTGCACACTGAGCAagaatgtgaatggcagacaaacATGCAGTATGTAGAATACCGGGGCTTTCAGAGATGAATGGAGGTGTTTACCAGGAGCTCTCTGATTGGACTCGACTCCACTGACTTCGTAAGTCCAGAAGATGTCTGGAACAGCTACGGTAAAAAGGAGATGTGAATTAATGTGGACTCACTGTATGTGGAAATGACTTGTTAAAAACCACCATGTCTACAGCAACCCTGGTGTTTCTCAACACAATACTGGTGTTTGTTATAATGCCCGGGCACAATTATTGTTGTGAAACGTCTTTTGGACTACTGTAAATGTAGTGCATTAAAAACAAAgaaatttaatttatttttattgtatgGTTTCCAGTCTTTTTAAGGTCCTTTGGTAAAGTTGTGTTTGCCAGAATGCTAAATATTTTAAGGGATGTCTACCTAACTACAGATCAGATGCGTTTTCTCGTTTGCCATTGGCAGGGTAGTCAGTTAAAATGTAAGTTGATACTTCTAAGTGCTTTGTAGTTGGTTGTAATGTGGCGTTTTGGAAATTTCTTTTTTCCCTTTCCCTTTTGGTGTTGAAATTCCTTTCAACACCAGTGTAGTATGTCATCATTAGGGCCGTTCTTTTAAAATCCAACGCCCATATTTATAGTTGGACTAAGCAACACACTTCATCACTTGACTACATGCTATCAGGTCAGAACCACTCCTGCACAGTGCACACTAACCTTTGGACACTATAAAGTTCCAGAAAAACACTCTAGGAAACTAAAACACCCAGGTAAGGGCTATAAGAATAGCACGTTCGTGTCTAGAAGTTATAATTATAGTTTGGCAGTATCTTATTTTATTCTGCATTTTGTAATATTACTCATATAAAACGTGTTTGTTTTTATGTGCTCTTTATTATTTCTGCAACAAGTTTTGGTTGTATCGTCTGTGACGCCCTTTATTGACGTTCCTTTATTGTAAGGCATTGtggaaaaacacatttcaatttTACATTCCGGTGTAGTCAGAGTGCGAATTACACAATGgcaatcgggggggggggggggggggggggtcaatttcttctccagggcgtaaagtaatatttacaattacaggtaagaacgaaaTGTATtgaccccccgacctgttgtttttacctcttttgggggagGGGCAAGTCTttcgtaattcgcacactgggtGTAGTGCTTCAACAACAAATGTGATAGTTATCACATTTGTTGTGATAGAATTGTGatagatttatactggggcacgtgccccagtataaatctgctgtgccccagtcaaatctaaagtttgagttttaacaatttactttattagtgagtgcattaatttagattgatattCCCAGAAAAAAattatcccaatcaacgcttgtaaaatcaaagcagtttaaccgaaaacacaaaccgatgcatgcagaattccatgtcagcgcgctcttctgagcttgccaaatagccactgcagcacgctcacagaagtccaggtgtcggactcggcacacaagtcagaattgaggtaggctaagaaaacattacaaaactacaggaagtttctaaatgataggcctaccgatcagattattttgactaaaacataaaagcaATATTACACgaagctcaaaaaaacagtattCGCGCTCAAATGATTGAGAAAGAAATGTGCGCGCTCGCACTaatgatgtccctgccaaagctgatatcaaacttgtccctgaactgttgtatagtgggttaagcaaggggagtttctatagcctagtagtgcattgtgtgcagcaagcttgaaagttaaaaaaagggatatgaataggggcctgtgccccagctCGCGGGGGCgcgaccacgtctgttacatccctctaactagtgcacagtgcctgtgatgcaattggtgattaagatgtcagtgaaacacacaaatatagatTCCTTGAACTACAGATAGTGCATAGTGCACGTGATAAAAttggtagcacacacacagattgctgGAATTATAGATGGGGCACAGTGATGATGCAGTGATGATGCAGTGATGGGGCAGAATTTACCTATTTTCtttgtttcatttcattgcgAATACCTTTTGTTAATCGATTGAACTAAtgcagggggtcagatggctgagcggttagggaattgggctattaatcagaaggttgacgGTTCAATTCCccgctgtgcaaaatgatgtgtctttgggcaaggcagttcaccctacttactgtaaatcactggataagagcgtcagctaaatgacttaatgtagGCTAATGTAATGCGATTAACAAATGTATTTGCAATGAAATGACACCAAGCAAGGAAAATGGGTCATTTCTATTTCGTTATTTAGAGCCGAATTTGCTTTTACAACCCATATTCAACTGCTTTCGAAagggctagctaacagaacgacaatataaagtggatactttcagtatagatccATGAAGTTTGTtacatacataaatgtgtttacagaggtcaaaactgcctgcacatttCAAATGTGCTACGACATTATAATCACCAGCTCCATCACGGACATGGACTCTATTTCTATCACTTTAGCCTCCTTGGTCATTTTCTTGAGGCATGGATATAGCGATCCACAAACGGGCATAGGATAGGAACAATGTTTGTACGAATTTAGCCGCCTCGGTCAATGTCGTGTCTTATTTATGCGAATGCGATAGAGAAAATACAAGACTATTTTACAATATTGCaaagcacaaaggaaaaaatacaaatatttatgtAAACACAttgtaaggcagagtttctgggtacatgtacagcgtgtgtctctgtaaggtcaagaggtcatgcagcgaggccccctctgagcagaatatagcatgcaggccagacagtggggagacagtgaggaaaatcatgtacaaataaggcttatgtgattaacgaccacttcacctgctgaacgttctagggtgtcaatacattgaccactgaagacccgttaaggaagcaattctgtgcattctatatATGTATTGTCCAACCCATGTATTTAAGCAcgacggagagacagagttctcactcatgccatcagctcgtcttgaactgattgtttgatccgggctgctcgactaataaacccaagtcaactcctttcctttgtcgtgactccttccggcctgccttctccagaatttacatcttatcacACATCTTAGACAGATCAGTAGTTTTGGGTCTTTTATCTAGAAATAAAAATCAAGTAACAACCCTGGTTTCAACAACAGTAAACGGAAACTTAAGCAATAACTGCCAAGCCCAAGCACTCAAAGAACATTCTAGAATGTTCTTTCACAGTGGTAaggcaatttaacagagaaccaatacaTTACGTATCATCATAATACaaatcaacataacataagcaattgataacataggaaacagcagacaaatgaaaaatataggtaccaaagccactgagaagaagtgtcatcaccagctgcatcaatAAAAGTGCCTGTTATTGTTCCTCTGTTTTGCTAGTATCGCCTcctagaagaagagaagaagaactgtcatcaccagccgcatcacaggcactgcactccagATGGCTCAGTACAAGGTGACCGTGTTCACGGGCAGCATGGCCCAGGCTGGCACGATGAACAAGCTGTACATTAAGCTGGTGGGCGCGGAGGGGGAGAGCGACCACCGCTGGCTGGCTAACCTCAAAGGCGGTTTCTACCAGGGTGCGGTGAGTCAACACGGTCATAAAAGCTTGTTCAAACAGTGTGTCAATACCCGCGAAACAGCTTGTCCTTTACCCTCTTAAGTATTACGAAATATGAGAGATGTGGAAGATTATTCTTAtccatcttctctctttttctcccgttctcactctgtctctatgAACATAATCATTGTGTTCATATTCATATAATCATATTATTAGCCTAGCCTATATATTTATTaaatttacattgtcatttagcagacgctcttatccagagcgacttacagtaagtacagggacattctccccgaggcaagtagggtgaagtgccttgcccaaggacacaacgtctattttttcatttttaataaCTCCCTGTTATTAATTGTCCTTTTGTATTTCTTTCCCCTTATTTTAATGCGTCACTTtattatctctttctttctgctgcTGTAACGTGTTTCAGCCTGGTGACTAGTGAAGTGtcgtcttctctcctccaggcgGACCTCTTCACCGTGTGGTGCTCCGCCCCCCTGGGGAGACTGCTGCTGGTCGAGCTGGACAAGAAGACCCTCCCTCTCATGCCCCAGGACGCCTGGTTCTGCTCCAAGGTCACCGTGGAGACACCGGAGGGTGAGACGGCACATTTCCCCGTGTACAGGTGGATCTCCGACCTGGAGAAGCACCTGTTCAGAGAGGGGACAGGTCagtgggccacacacacacacactcacacacactcatcctgtTTTCCCTAACCCTCATCTTAACCTAAACCTTATCTCAAAAATCTAtcctgaaccctaacccagtcTATCAGCCCTAACCCCGAACTATCCTTAAACTCCTAATCCCAACCTTAATGTAATTCAAATTCTAACCCTAAACTTCCTAAACCTCCTATAAATACCACTTGCCATTTTGGGGACCAAGaaaatgtccacacacacacaaacacactctgcaTGAAGAATTCCAGCTGGTTGGAGAAAGATAAAAAATGTTCACACAATTCTTTCTTTTCTTGGTTTGTTTCCAGCTTATCGAGTGTTTGATGAAAAGCATCCCCTGGCCATATACTGCAGGGAGATGGAGCTGAAGTCCAGAGCCCAGGATTAcaggtgaggtcagaggtcagggactacaggtgaggtcaggggtcagggactacaggtgaggtcagaggttagggactacaggtgaggtcaggggtcagggactacaggtgaggtcagaggtcagggactacaggtgaggtcaggggtcagggactacaggtgaggtcagaggtcagggactacaggtgaggtcaggggtcagggactacaggtgaggtcagaggttagggactacaggtgaggtcaggggtcagggactacaggtgaggtcagaggtcagggactacaggtgaggtcaggggtcagggactacaggtgaggtcaGGTTGCACAGGTGCCAGAGGTAATCGACACAGATTGCAAACTGCTTACTGACTTATTgtcttctctcctgctctgttcTCCTGTGTTCCTCAGCTGGGATGTACCTGGAGAGGGCCTTCCTCATGCCATCAAAGCAGAGAGCCCTCTAGATCTGCCCTGCGAGGTCCGCTTCTCCTTCACCAAGACCACCCAGTTCCTCTTCACAGCATCTTCAGCGtgagttcctgtgtgtgtggccgtgtgtgtgtgtggccgtgtgtgtgtggccgtgtgtggacatgtgtgtgatgacgtgcatgtgtgcatagTTATTCTTCTACATCCGCAACAGCTGATATAATTACTTAAACTAGTTGAGCAAAATGCAGCATTTGTACTGTTCACATATTTTTTCAAGTCAATAAAAGCCAATTAAGTTGTTATGGAAATGAAGAACCTTCTTGACGTTGTGTTGCTTTGCAGACTGACAGAGCTGAGCCTCAAGGGTTATGCAAATTCCAAGAAGCTGTGGAAGAACATTGATGACATTGGCCAAGTCTTTACCTGCAACAGGACGCCTATCTCAGGTGAGAATGAGGCCTCAAAATCAGTGAAAGATTCTAAGCGATATTGTACTGTTTACAGCCTTGTATAGACACTGTCATACCTAGGACTTCTCCAGACTATGTCCAGGAACACTGGAGGGAGGACGAGTTTTTTGGCTACCAGTTCCTGAACGGAGTCAACCCCACGATCATCCGACGGTGCTACCAGCTGCCGGCAAATTTCCCTGTCACCGACGACATGGTTAGGGCCTTCCTGCACGGAGCGAGTAGCCTAACTGACGAAATCAAGGTTTGTTTTGGTCTTCTGAAGAACTCATTTGGGGTCATTTGGTAATACGTCCATCATAAGGTCAAAGTAAAAAAACATGAGCGCACCTTAGATTTTTGATAGTAAACTTAGTCCAAGTCTGTTTTGATCTCAAGCCCTCTCCTGCTTTCTGCTGTCAACAACAGAAGGGGAACATCTACCTGGTGGACTACAAACAGCTGGATGGAGTGACCGCTAACAAGATCAACGGGAAACAGCAGTACCTTACAGCTCCTCTCGTTCTGCTCCAGAAGACCCCGAATGACAAACTGATACCCGTCGCCATCCAGGTACCATGGTCCTCGGAGATTACTCTCCTTCCACATCAGAAATCATCCTTGATAGGATACGGATGTTTGTTGTTATAGGTTTATGTAACTGCTTTTGGGGGATATATCACACATCTTAGACAGATCAGTAGTTTTAGGTCTAACAGAAAGAAGAACTTAAGTAATATGGCCAGGATATTTCAGCAGAAATAAAAATCAAGTAACAGCCCCAGTTTCAACAACAGTAAACGGaaacttgtctctcctctccacagtttgtgcctgacctcttgtctctcttctccacagtttgtgcctgacctcttgtctctcttctccacagtttctgcctgacctcttgtctctcttctccacagtttgtgcctgacctcttgtctctcttctccacagtttgtgcctgacctcttgtctctcctctccacagtttgtgcctgacctcttgtctctcttctccacagtttgtgcctgacctcttgtctctcctctccacagtttctgcctgacctcttgtctctcctctccacagtttgtgcctgacctcttgtctctcttctccacagtttgtgcctgacctcttgtctctcttctccacagtttgtgcctgacctcttgtctctcctctccacagtttctgcctgacctcttgtctctcctctccacagtttgtgcctgacctcttgtctctcctctccacagtttgtgtctgacctcttgtctctcttctccacagtttctgcctgacctcttgtctctcctctccacagtttgtgcctgacctctgatctctcctctccacagtttgtgtctgacctcttgtctctcttctccacagtttgtgcctgacctctttctctcctctccacagtttgtgcctgacctcttgtctctcctctccacagtttgtgcctgacctcttgtctctcctctccacagtttgtgcctgacctcttgtctctcctctccacagtttctgcctgacctcttgtctctcctctccacagtttgtgcctgacctcttgtctctcttctccacagtttgtgcctgacctcttgtctctcctctccacagtttgtgtctgacctcttgtctctcttctccacagtttgtgcctgacctcttgtctctcttctccacagtttgtgcctgacctcttgtctctcctctccacagttgAAGCAGAAGCCAGGAGAGGACAACCCCATCTTCTTCCCCACCGACTCAGAGTACGACTGGCTGATGGCCAAGATCTTCGTGAGGAGCGCCGACTTCAGCGAACACCAGCTGAACGCCCACCTGCTGCGTACCCACCTCCTCAGCGAGGTGTTCGCTGTGGCCTTGCTGCGCAACCTTCCCATGGTGCACCCCCTCTACAAGGTCAGCAGGTTGGAGGAAATGGCCTCCATGTTATCAAAACTGATTTCCTTTACACCGTTGCAGCTGTCAAGGACAAACGTAGACAAGGCTGCTTTGCAAACACTGGTCGATGTCAAATTAAATGTAACACTAAAGtatatgttttttatttatttattgaaataaaccgtttttattttttattgctatTGTTGAAATTAATTACTCACACCCTAATCTGACAACTATTGACTGAAGTAACATATTATGTTTAAGGTTATTTTCATGATCCAATTCAAATGGTCAGGACACAACATTTTTTTCCAGCTCCTCATTCCCCATACCCGCTACACCCTTCAAATCAATTTCTTGGCCAGACTGCTGCTGATATCAAAGGATGGAGTTTTCACTCAAGTAAGTGgtttaaatgaataaatattaaATTTAATGAAATCAAAATTAATAACATATGGTTTCCAGTTACAGGCTAACTATATTTGTTTATTCGTTAAACCTTTttttatttacagtattttgttAGTAATTAACTGGTAGTCTTAATCTACAATATTTCAATCTTCAGTAACACTTTACAGTAAAGATTACAGATTACATAAACTACCATATAACTTCCTAGCAAGATTTACAGTAAAACATTGTAAGTACATGGGAACAGAAattgcaaaagtacacacatccttcactcaagtacaaGTAgctacagatactcatgtttaaaaagactcaagttcaagaagtatgggctcagacatatacttaagtaaaaagtagccactACTACGacctgttggacctcacatattttaatagattaatacaaaaagacacGTTAAACATGAAAAAAATTCAacctttgaagaaaaaaaaacctttctaaacttttagttcaaatgttttttttccaaacTTTTCTCTAAACGTTTTTTCCAAAACCTTTttattcttctttctttcttttttttgtctttccaACCTTCAAGTCCTTCGCAACTTTTTCCTTTTGAAACTGTTCATTTACACACAacacgacacaaaaacgtaTATGTTTAACGTTTCTTAGAAACCTTTTTCGaaattattttttcaacctttcaaagctTTTTTTCGTAACTTTTTGTTCTTGTTGGCTTTCTGCATGGTAGCTTcttagtaaaaagttgtcactAAAGTAAAGAGTACTGCAATGCAATGACATAGTGTCAAGTGTTAGTGGTATATAACAATATGGGGGATAGGTGTAAGGGATAAGTGGATGTTACCCCTTGTGGTATAACTAAGGTTGTTACGTTAGGTattatatgtactgtatatacatatgTAGATACATGGTAGTTAATATAACATTTATGTTCAGGGTTGCCCAAGTTTGTTTGCTAGTCTGAATAACTTCCTAGTTCCTATGAATGTGTAGTTTGCGGCGTCGGGTGGAGAGGGAATGTTTACTATCCTGCGGAGAGCGGTGTCCTCTCTGACCTACAGCTCCCTCTGTCTGCCGGAGGACATCGCTGCACGAGGTCTGGAATCCATCCCCAACTTCTACTACAGAGACGACGGGCTCAGACTGTGGGatatgatccacaggtgtgtatgatgctgtgggatgtgatccacaggtgtatatgttgctgtgggatgtgatccacaggtgtgtatgatgctgtgggatgtgatccacaggtgtgtatgttgctgtgggatgtgatccacaggtgtgtatgttgctgtgggatatgatccacaggtgtgtatgttgctgtgggatgtgatccacaggtgtgtatgttgttgtgggatgtgatccacaggtgtgtatgttgctgtgggatatgatccacaggtgtgtatgttgctgtgggatgtgatccacaggtgtgtatgttgctgtgggatgtgatccacaggtgtgtgtttctgtgggatgtgatccacaggtgtgtacggtatgttgctgtgtgttctctgtaGATGGAACATCTAACCTCTTTCTGAAAACGTCTAACCTCTTTctaaaggctcaagacgcacttgttccgggagtacaacagtacttaggaatggttcgcttgacccgatgttagtttcctcaaggatcacaatgactcttgcttagagacttgttgctcttgtggttagtggtaactgatttaaattttttgtactcgctgtgatatattgtttttattattgttgcttgttttttccacaggtacatttgcacttatagcagttcatgttgtttaattgtaacttgtttaactacatgctcttatggttcttccctttggcacttactttggttgttcacaatgtgtgcttcatgttttggctactcgcaatgtttttgtggctatcttgttgttatgatcagtgacctatgcactttgtaaagctctctcttggaagtcgctttggataaaagcgtctgctaaatgaataaatgtaaaacgtACAATCTGTTCCCTCCACTTTTTAATAAGAATCATATTGAACGGCCACATCCTCAgttattaaaaaaagctgtcccacccacatgTGAAAACAAACCTATTCCCCTGGTTCCCTGGATATACCCTGAGGAGTTACTCATGTGCTTGTGGTTGTGTCCTGACCAGTTAGTACTAGTTACTCATGTGCTTGTGGTTGTGTCCTGACCAGTTAGTACTAGTTACTCATGTGCTTGTGGTTGTGTCCTGACCAGTTAGTACTAGTTACTCATGTGCTTGTGGTTGTGTCCTGACCAGTTAGTACTAGTTACTCATGTGCTTGTGGTTGTGTCCTGACCAGTTAGTACTAGTTACTCATGTGCTTGTGGTTGTGTCCTGACCAGTTAGTACTAGTTACTCATGTGCTTGTGGTTGTGTCCTGACCAGTTAGTACTAGTTACTCATGTGCTTGTGGTTGTGTCCTGACCAGTTAGTACTAGTTACTCATGTGCTTGTGGTTGTTCATAGGCTTGTCCAGGGAGTGATCGGTCACTACTACAAGTCAGACTTTGACGTCCAGCAGGACTCTGAGCTGCAGAACTGGATCAAGGATATCTTCATCCATGGATTCCTGTCCAGGGCCAGCTCAGGTAACACAGTTCAGGGTATCTTGTTCATCATTAATTTAATGAATTTAACTATTAATTTCACTTTAAAATACACATCCAGAAACAAATCTAAATAAAAGACCAGCGTACACTACCTTTATCTTTTGATTTTAGCAAAAATCTTTCGTTTCACACATGAATGTCTTAGTCTCATTTTCAGATTAATCAGTGAAAGGATTGAGCCGTAAGGATAAATATTAATGATATACTGTGTTTTGTCTTGTTATGTGTCCATGTGCAGGAGTTCCCCAGTCTTTGGACACTGTGAAGGAACTCGTCAAGATCGTCACTGTGGCGATCTTCACCGGCTCAGCACAGCACTCTGCTGTCAACAGtggacaggtagacagatagacaaacagggtgacagagaggtagacagacaggtaaacaggcaggtaaacagacaggtagacaggcaggtaaatagacaggtagacaggcaggtaaacagacaggtacagacaggtagacagatagacagagggtgacagagaggtaaacaggtaggtagacaggccCCACCCACTTTTTGAAAATGGCAAATATGTGTCCCCCTCACCTTGACACACAGTTTTTAGTATGAAAATTATATTTAACAGCCACATCCTCTGTTATTAAAAGAAGgggtttgaaaacaaacctccaCCCCTGCGCGGCATCacagcaacacaacacacctcaaAACTGGTGTTGTAAACCTTCCGTCCTGGTTCCACGGTCCAATGGA of the Osmerus eperlanus chromosome 14, fOsmEpe2.1, whole genome shotgun sequence genome contains:
- the LOC134034334 gene encoding polyunsaturated fatty acid lipoxygenase ALOX15B-like, giving the protein MAQYKVTVFTGSMAQAGTMNKLYIKLVGAEGESDHRWLANLKGGFYQGAADLFTVWCSAPLGRLLLVELDKKTLPLMPQDAWFCSKVTVETPEGETAHFPVYRWISDLEKHLFREGTAYRVFDEKHPLAIYCREMELKSRAQDYSWDVPGEGLPHAIKAESPLDLPCEVRFSFTKTTQFLFTASSALTELSLKGYANSKKLWKNIDDIGQVFTCNRTPISDYVQEHWREDEFFGYQFLNGVNPTIIRRCYQLPANFPVTDDMVRAFLHGASSLTDEIKKGNIYLVDYKQLDGVTANKINGKQQYLTAPLVLLQKTPNDKLIPVAIQLKQKPGEDNPIFFPTDSEYDWLMAKIFVRSADFSEHQLNAHLLRTHLLSEVFAVALLRNLPMVHPLYKLLIPHTRYTLQINFLARLLLISKDGVFTQFAASGGEGMFTILRRAVSSLTYSSLCLPEDIAARGLESIPNFYYRDDGLRLWDMIHRLVQGVIGHYYKSDFDVQQDSELQNWIKDIFIHGFLSRASSGVPQSLDTVKELVKIVTVAIFTGSAQHSAVNSGQFDYGGWMPNTPITLQLPPPSGKGQCNEALLFRTLPDVNTTVQGMSTMWLLSKQSTDFVRLGEYPEGHFSEDAPCRLIKEFQAELKAFSESVKARNSGLDVPYTYMDPELMENSVAI